GAAACTGTATATAGATATAAGGATTCAATAGATGGTTGTTTTGATTTTGAGCTAAGAGAGGTTATTTCTTCGACAGTTGGTTTTGGCCCAAGAGTAGGTAGGTTTTATGAGTATATAAACAAGATGCTTGTGCTTACTAAAAGTATTCAGAATTGGAAGTTTTTCTATCCGTTTTCCTCAAACCATGATATGACAAGAGTTCACAGTATTCTTTTTAGAAGACCTGATAACTTTGAAAGACTTAAAATGTTTTATACTATTCTTTTTACCTTACCAGGAAATCCATTTGTATACTATGGTGATGAGATAGGTATGGTAAACTCACCTTACCAAAGAGGAGATATGGCATATCGTGATCCTATGGTTTGGGAGAATAGTGGAAATGTTGGATTTACGGTTTCAAAGCCTTGGATTCAACCAAATCCAGATCCTATAATAAATCTAAAAACCCAAAAGGATGATCCTAATTCTGTTTTCAGTCACTTTGTTAAAGTCTCTTCAATAAGAAATTCGAAGAAGACATTGGTATATGGAGATATAAGAATATTAAATAATTCTGTATCGAATAGACTTGTTTCTTATCTAAGGTTTGATGAAAAAAACGTGATTGTAGTTTTAGTCTATCCATATGATACTGAGACTAATGTTACAGTTTTCTTTGATGAGGATACATATGTAAGGATTTCTAACAAAACTCTCTTTGACCTATTAGGAAAAGGAAAGATTTATGTGAATTCTAAAGAGCTGGAGTTTAATTTTAGAGGATATACTAATATGATACTATCTTTACATTAGTTATTTTATTTGTAATGATACTTTTTAGGTATAAATAGAGATATTCCTTGTTGAGGTGGTTTTGAGATCTTATTAATTTGCTTATTCTAAGCTTTAGTTTTGAAAATTATAATATGAAAAAACTGATACTCCTCATAGAGGATGATATAGACATAGTTAACTTATCAAAAATGGCCTTTGAGAAAGAAGGTTTTGATGTTTCTGTTGCGATGAGCGTTAAATTTGGAGTAGAGAAGATAAAAGTAGAAAAACCTGATATAATACTTCTTGATCTTATGCTTCAAGATGGTGATGGAACTGAGGTTATAAAGTGGCTAAAGAGAACTGATGAATATTCGAATATACCTGTTATTGTTATAACGGCAAAGTCAAGTGAGATAGATAAGGTATTACTTTTTGAACTTGGTGCTGATGATTATGTTACAAAACCTTTTAGTATAAGAGAACTTATAGCGA
This genomic window from Brevinematales bacterium contains:
- a CDS encoding response regulator transcription factor, with the translated sequence MKKLILLIEDDIDIVNLSKMAFEKEGFDVSVAMSVKFGVEKIKVEKPDIILLDLMLQDGDGTEVIKWLKRTDEYSNIPVIVITAKSSEIDKVLLFELGADDYVTKPFSIRELIARIKSVIRRYENKGIQRQSRFEMDGLVINFDSFEIFVDGVPVKFTRKEFSILEFLVKNRGIVLSKDKILSSIWSNDEDISDESRTIDVHISKIKKKLGRYSDRIIVIRGVGYKFQ